The following are from one region of the Vicia villosa cultivar HV-30 ecotype Madison, WI unplaced genomic scaffold, Vvil1.0 ctg.000052F_1_1, whole genome shotgun sequence genome:
- the LOC131623111 gene encoding uncharacterized protein LOC131623111, which produces MVFKVITIIVPFADTIFSLPSKTQKTLSMEKLPTKRRTTTTRQKTTMKTTDSRPTPTTPTRRSARHANISHDPTPSEQTTEESQNPNLPLPSTQIVSAPQTTKPSSSHVSTQSSEGTSLVSSSFQAYDHPSEISTKEFISDDDVRSLYNEKWRSLPIVAGKTVDLDSYSIWGYHINELAIATGWTNFLQLSDVFYPRLVRNFFAAIETSDSDTQLISSVKGRQITLTPELLCDILHVPNNGLHLFNDDWPSSYDLDIESYRLSITKHQNERFVSANLEPLSHIIHNFCIHTILPRKGSMERVTDKDLLVIYHFSKKTPLNIGYLVLNYIKHTGLRARSAPYGMLLTKIFKHFNVPLDDEDSFEINKILDASKLKRMKIPSLKRAPSPKPEAKSKCRRLVKQYAPTEPLTTGTESPNSPNSLTTNSPIPLSVALPNTADLESPQDPSLISPHASKSVSPNPKETNKQSPVITQCIDLTSISPIPVESSPQTVVITQAPVSLQTETLSNVSSPPTLETSNTDMINIFALENLLSSPPSASAHQPPSPISPHTPASAQLSSLISMLEAELLTPPTSNQQTSIIPHVATYTSPTMTTNPLSTTLPLNSPNSYKEPSPRRIQLSSINHTDSNDLTAQIEAFFNNSVQLSEKDDPIESHAMPSVPQPDPYVFQTNSPIFSSPKEDDDNSFNVQTLLASRYDSSPPRNTTDNSNTLPQIPITSITSSFFNNFPSIGNRPPVYPRSATSSETVNPHQGVNLRSYTALQKQLMAYQKFWIDYVTEQVCPRFPGMSPPDPSQIQFPFLPLSSEATSDDEQSGS; this is translated from the coding sequence ATGGTATTCAAAGTTATAACTATCATTGTTCCATTTGCTGATACTATATTCTCTCTTCCTTCCAAAACACAGAAAACCCTCTCCATGGAAAAACTACCCACCAAGCGCCGCACCACCACCACTCGACAAAAAACAACCATGAAAACCACTGACTCTCGACCAACACCCACCACTCCCACCCGTCGCTCAGCACGACATGCAAACATCTCTCACGATCCAACTCCCTCTGAGCAAACTACAGAAGaatctcaaaaccctaatcttccTCTTCCCTCAACCCAGATCGTCTCTGCTCCTCAAACCACCAAACCATCCTCCTCACACGTTTCCACTCAATCAAGCGAAGGAACCTCTCTCGTCTCCTCGTCTTTCCAAGCTTATGACCATCCATCTGAAATCTCAACAAAAGAATTCATCTCTGATGATGATGTTCGCTCTCTCTACAATGAAAAATGGCGTTCACTCCCTATTGTTGCTGGAAAAACAGTCGACTTGGATAGTTACTCTATCTGGGGTTACCACATAAACGAGCTCGCAATAGCCACAGGTTGGACAAACTTTCTCCAACTCTCTGATGTCTTCTACCCTAGATTAGTTAGGAATTTTTTTGCTGCTATTGAAACCTCTGACAGTGATACACAGCTAATCTCATCTGTGAAGGGTCGTCAAATAACCCTAACCCCAGAGCTCCTTTGCGACATTTTGCATGTCCCAAACAATGGACTTCATCTCTTTAATGATGACTGGCCCTCATCTTATGACCTAGACATTGAATCCTACAGACTCTCCATCACCAAACATCAAAATGAACGCTTTGTGTCTGCCAACCTCGAACCCCTCAGCCATATCATTCATAACTTCTGTATTCACACTATCCTTCCAAGAAAAGGCAGTATGGAACGAGTCACTGATAAAGACCTCCTTGTCATCTATCATTTCTCAAAGAAAACTCCTCTCAATATAGGATATTTGGTGCTCAATTACATTAAACACACTGGTCTTAGAGCAAGAAGTGCCCCCTATGGTATGCTTCTTACCAAAATATTCAAGCACTTTAATGTTCCTCTAGATGATGAAGACTCCTTCGAAATCAACAAAATACTGGATGCCTCCAAGCTGAAGCGCATGAAAATTCCTTCACTCAAGCGAGCACCATCACCTAAACCTGAGGCCAAATCAAAGTGCAGGCGTCTTGTCAAGCAATATGCTCCAACTGAACCTTTAACAACAGGTACTGAATCTCCTAATTCTCCAAACAGCCTGACCACAAATTCTCCCATTCCATTATCTGTGGCTCTTCCAAACACTGCTGACCTAGAATCCCCACAAGACCCCTCACTGATCTCTCCTCATGCCTCTAAATCCGTATCTCCAAACCCAAAGGAAACAAATAAACAATCTCCTGTAATCACACAATGCATTGACCTCACATCTATATCACCAATCCCAGTAGAATCCTCACCACAAACAGTTGTCATCACTCAAGCTCCAGTTTCTCTCCAAACTGAAACTCTCTCAAATGTTTCAAGTCCTCCAACCCTAGAGACTTCTAACACTGACATGATCAACATTTTCGCTCTTGAAAACCTTCTCTCAAGTCCTCCTAGTGCTTCAGCTCATCAACCACCCTCACCAATATCTCCTCACACTCCTGCTTCAGCTCAGCTGTCCTCACTCATATCCATGCTTGAGGCTGAATTATTAACTCCACCCACTTCAAATCAACAAACTTCAATTATTCCCCATGTTGCCACATACACTTCCCCTACTATGACAACAAATCCTCTCTCCACGACCTTACCTCTGAACTCTCCAAATTCTTACAAAGAACCTTCTCCTAGAAGAATTCAACTCTCCTCAATCAATCATACAGACTCCAATGATCTCACTGCTCAGATTGAAGCTTTTTTTAATAACTCCGTTCAGCTATCTGAAAAAGATGATCCTATAGAATCACACGCCATGCCTTCTGTTCCACAACCTGATCCTTATGTCTTCCAAACAAACTCTCCAATATTTTCTTCTCCAAAGGAAGATGATGATAACTCCTTCAATGTTCAAACACTGCTTGCTTCGAGGTATGACTCATCACCTCCTAGAAACACCACCGATAATTCCAATACCCTTCCTCAGATTCCCATCACTTCCATCACATCCTCATTTTTTAACAACTTCCCCAGCATTGGTAATCGTCCTCCCGTTTATCCTCGATCTGCAACCTCATCTGAAACGGTTAACCCCCATCAGGGCGTCAACCTTCGATCCTACACAGCTCTCCAAAAGCAGTTAATGGCTTACCAAAAATTCTGGATTGATTATGTCACTGAACAAGTATGCCCGAGGTTTCCAGGAATGTCTCCTCCGGATCCCTCTCAGATTCAGTTTCCATTTCTGCCATTATCTTCTGAGGCAACATCTGATGATGAACAATCTGGTTCTTAA